A single Drechmeria coniospora strain ARSEF 6962 chromosome 03, whole genome shotgun sequence DNA region contains:
- a CDS encoding Oxysterol-binding protein — protein sequence MSSASAATSYSQAAASSWSAFLKSIASFNGDLSSLTAPPFILSSQSLTEFSSYWATHPPILTAPAAEADPAKRALLVLKWFLSTLKHQYASRSEQFGNEKKPLNPFLGELFLGKWTDEVGETTLISEQVSHHPPTTAYCIHNKKTGVQLEGYNAQKATFKSTIIVRQIGHAVLTVPTRSANSKQMTERYLITLPSLHIEGLIFGTPFVELDGTSTITSSSGYTARIDYSGRGWLSGKKNTVTAVLHPTGKEENVLYNITGQWTKEFEIYEGPARNNSKSTLVSTYDAAGTAQTELQLAPVEKQHPLESRRAWAKVAEAIQKGDMDAVSTEKSKIENAQRSLRIKEREESRSWERRYFVAVQGDDETLLALGKDAGMPANGDQDKTGGLWRYSNEKAALVSTEQLSTVDDQRIRKDILGQESPS from the exons ATGTCTTCAGCCTCTGCAGCTACTTCATACTCCCAAGCTGCTGCGAGTAGCTGGTCCGCCTTTCTGAAG TCCATCGCTTCCTTCAACGGCGATCTCTCCTCCCTCACCGCGCCACCCTTCATTCTCTCCTCTCAGTCTCTCACTGAGTTCTCATCCTATTGggccacccacccaccaATCCTCACTGCCCCagcagccgaggccgaccCAGCCAAACGCGCCTTGCTCGTCCTCAAATGGTTTCTTTCAACACTCAAGCACCAATACGCCAGTCGCAGCGAGCAGTTTGGCAACGAGAAGAAGCCTCTGAATCCTTTCCTTGGCGAGCTTTTTCTCGGTAAATGGACTGATGAGGTTGGCGAGACGACGCTTATCTCCGAACAAGTCAGCCACCACCCCCCAACGACCGCGTACTGCATCCACAATAAGAAGACCGGAGTCCAGCTTGAGGGCTACAACGCACAAAAGGCCACGTTCAAGAGTACAATTATTGTGAGGCAAATTGGGCATGCCGTGCTCACAGTCCCAACTAGATCAGCGAACAGCAAGCAAATGACGGAACGTTACCTCATCACACTTCCGAGCCTGCATATCGAGGGCCTGATTTTCGGCACTCCGTTTGTCGAGCTAGatggtacaagcacgattaCTAGTTCAAGCGGATACACTGCCAGAATTGACTACAGTGGAAGGGGCTGGCTTTCTGGCAAGAAGAACACCGTTACAGCCGTGCTGCACCCCACTGGCAAGGAAGAAAACGTGCTGTACAACATAACCGGGCAATGGACCAAGGAGTTCGAAATCTACGAGGGCCCTGCGAGGAATAACTCCAAGTCAACCCTCGTCTCGACCTATGATGCCGCCGGGACGGCCCAAACAGAGCTTCAGCTTGCGCCGGTCGAGAAGCAGCACCCTCTGGAATCCCGCAGAGCTTGGGCCAAAGTAGCTGAAGCTATCCAGAAGGGTGATATGGATGCAGTATCAACCGAGAAGAGCAAAATTGAGAATGCGCAGCGGAGCTTGCGAATCAAGGAACGAGAAGAGAGCAGAAGTTGGGAGAGACGGTACTTCGTTGCAGTCCAAGGTGACGACGAGACCCTGCTTGCGCTGGGAAAGGACGCTGGAATGCCAGCCAATGGCGATCAGGATAAAACGGGTGGTCTTTGGAGATATAGCAACGAGAAGGCAGCCTTGGTCTCAACCGAGCAGTTGAGCACCGTTGATGATCAACGGATTCGAAAGGATATCCTTGGACAAGAATCGCCGAGCTGA